AAAGTGAGATAGAAGAAGGTTTATCTCTAATAACAAAGACGTTAGAAGAAAAGGAAACAATTCAATCAGTATAATAATCGAAAAAATAAAGGGGGAGACTAAAAGTAGCCTCTCCCTTTATTAAAAAATATTTCTATAGGACAAGATTAAGTAATAGTCCTTATCTTACAAAAATAGGAGAATGAGCACTCCAACAAACCAGCAATAGTAAGAGAAATATTTTAAATTTCCTCTCTCCATAATTCCCATAAACCAACGAAGAGAATAATAAGATGCAAAAATAGATGATAAAAATGCTAAGAAATAAGGAATCCACTTTTCACTTAAATAAGGGTCGTTTATTAAGTCTGATAATCCTAACATCATTCCCCCTACACTAACAGGGATAAATAGTAGAAATGAAAATCGAAAGGCTGTCTCCCTCTTCATTCCTAAGGCCATGGAGGCAACAATAGTTGCTCCTGAACGGCTGATTCCTGGTATAAGAGCAACTGCTTGAGCACACCCTACAATGATGGCATCTTTAAAAGATAGATCCTTGTCTAATTTCTTTCCTTTCAAATTACGAATTAAGAATAAAGCAAATCCAGTAATAATTAATGTGATAGCAATAGTATAAATATTTTCTTTAAAGATTGCTTCAATTTGATCATCAAATAGGACACCTACTAATCCTGCTGGAATGGTAGCTAGTATTAAATAGACGATAAATAAAAAATCACTCTTAGATTGTTCTTCTCTCGTAGTTATATAGCTCAATCCATTGACAGTTAAACGAGTTAAATCTTGACGATAAATGATTAATACGGCTATTAATGAGCCTGCATTGACTAATAATTCAAATGTAAACCCCTCTATGTTTAGGTCAAATAAATGTTGAACAATGACTAAATGACCGCTTGATGATACCGGAATAGGCTCCGTAAATCCTTGAAACAAGCCTAATAATATATATTTTATGATCTCTAAAAAATTCTCCAAGAAATGAATCCCCTCTCTAAAATGAATATCTATTTTTAACGTTGATATAGATACGTTTAGTTTTGAAAATTTAAAAGTACTATTTATCTTTAAACGTGCGCTTCTGCTTTTCTTTTCCTATCTTTTCATTTAACAATAATAATGGGTCTAGGTAAAGAGGAAATTTAAAATAAAGACTCATAAAAGAGTAAATGTTCATACGAAGATGAAGGTGGGGGAACAATAAAAACGGATTGCTTACTAACTTTGAAGGAGGACTTAATAATGGGGCAACAAAGACAATTTAAGCCTGGTCAAAAGGTTCCAAATAACGGTACGTATGTAGAAATTGGAGAAACAGGCTCAATGGTAAAAAACCCTAAAAAATTAAAATTACAGACAGGAGAGCATTTTCCTGAAACGTCAAATGACGATCGTTACTGGACGTACCAAAGAAAACCTTAATAGTAAAATTTAAACACAACAACCCTGCTTCTTTAAAGAAGCAGGGTTGTTAAAAAGACTCAATATGTAGTTTAAAAAACAATTTATGCTGATTTAGATTCTGTATCCATTGGTAAAACCTCACCAATAATAAAAATTAGCACGGTAGCAACTATTGCAATAATAGAAGCAGTACTAAAATGATAAGCTACACCGTTCATCGATGATACGATATATGCTCCCATATTGAATAGTAAAAAGGACCAAAAGAAACTCACGATAAAACGCACATTCATCACCTCATTATTTTGACAATTCTCATTCTATATTATCACACATACATTAAAGAATAAAACAAGTTTATGTGGACTTTTTGAACAACCACTTTTACTAATTTTTAAAAATAGGCGAATACCTCATACCATTTAATATCTTTTTCATACCCTATATGGAGCTAGGCAAAATGGAGGGAATGTATCTTCACATGAAAGGTGGTGGACTTGTGGCGGAGATTACAGAGAGATTTTTTCAGATGGAAAATCAATGGAACGTGATCCATTTACCTATAAAGCCCAGAGGGTTTGGGATATTAATTTTTGGTGATCAAAATCAATATGTAGAGAATGGAACAAGTTTTTGGATACAACATTATGGACGTAGACACTTACTTGATATATTGAGAAATGAGGGATATACCTTAATAAATTCAAATTTATATGGGAGTCATTGGGGTAGTCCTAAAGCAATAAAGTTAACTAAACAGTTGTATTCACATGTTCGTAAAAAAGAAATTTTAAACCGGAAATTTCACATATTTGCTGAAGGAATGGGCGCATTAGTTGCTTTGCAATTGATGGAAGAAATTCCTGATTGTATCCGGTCAGTAGGTCTGCTCGATCCTTGTATAAACCTTGTTGCTCACCTTCAAGAGGAGAGAGAATCAAAGTTCTTTTATTCACGACTTCGAGAAGAACTAGCAAAAGCATATCAATTTGATCCGAAAGAAATTGAAAAACAATCCTTTGTAAAAATAGAAGATTACCAATCTACAAAACCTGTACGTATTTGGCAAAGAATGACAGGTAGTCAATATCCTTATGATAAGCATAGTAGAAAGTATGAAGAATGGAGGAGGAAGCTCGGTTCACCTATTAAAATGACGTATCATTTAGCTGATGATTATTTTCGAATTCACCAATCTGTTTCTCGTTATTTTCAACAAAATGAAAAGGAACTATAAGAGGCTATGTTGGTCTTTCACTGTTCCTTTTCTTTCTTTTATCCAACCTTGAGCATACATATAAACTAAGGTATTTTTTTAGGAGGGGAAAACGGATGAAGAAGGTACTTATTTTAGGGGTAGAACATTTTATAGGGATACAATTAGCAAATAAACTTTTGGAAGAGGATGTTCAAGTAGATGGACTCATTCTGAAAGAAGATCATATGTTAGAGAGAGGGTGGAATAATGAAGCTTTATTGTTTATTGGCAGAAATTCCTTTTTTACAGTTAAACAAGAACAAGACTTAGATCTTTTTAATGATTCATATGATGATATTTATATGCTCCATTTTTTGTTCGAAGGATCATGGTTTAATACAAAGTCAATGATTACGAAGTGGTTGCATTATGTATATGAACATAATCCAAATAGAGTTATGGTCTTGTCGACATACGAGATTATAGGGGAAAAGCAACAATCCTTCGGTGAGAAAAACCAACCTCAACCTTCAACTAGACGTGGGGAACAATTATTAAACGCCGAAACATGGCTAGATGATCAGTTATCGTATACGACAATTTCCCATGTGTTTTTACACATTCCAACCGTATTTGGACCTTGGCAACCACCAAATCATTGGATAAGTGAATGTATAATTAGTACAAAAAATTCATCTAGTACAAGAGGAACAAAGATTATTAGAGATGTATTATATATTGATGAAGTTTTGAATAAAATAATAGACCCTCCAATTGATGGAAAGAACATTTCTTATTTCTTATCTTCTCAAAATGAAAAAAGAATACAGCAGTTTATTGAATTGTTGAATAGCCCTCATGTGATTTATTTACCAATTGAATTAGATGAATCAGTCGTAATTTCTGTACCTACCTTAATAAATATAGAAAAGGGAGTTCAGCGCCAAAAAGAGTTTTTAGTTTCTTACAAAAGGCGCTTGTCCATGTAGATATTTTTAATAAAAGAAACTATTATTTTACATTTCGCACATCTCTATTATCTTAAATATAATTCTTAATACCTTAATACCAAAAGGTTTTATCTTTTTTAGAGGTTTAATGTTAAATGGTATTACGCTAATTTCAGCTCCTTTTTTAGGTTTTTTCTTTAGAGTAACCTATGCAGAGAAATACCAATGTTTATAAAACCTCATTATACCAAGCTTTAAAATAATCTTAAATAATTGGATAGGATGCGAAATGTGAGTATTATCACATTTGGATTAAATAATTATTAAAAAAGTAATAGAAATGTTGCACAATCATTTCATTTATAGCTAAAATGAATACAGGTATAATATTTTATTTCTTAAAGTAGTCGTCGTTTTTATATGAGGAGTGTGATAGCATGAAACTTCGAATTAGCCTTATTTTACTCCTTCTTTTTTCACTTCTTGGATGTGAGCAAATGCAAACAAATAACCTTAATAAGGTCGGTCTTCTTGTTTATGAAACTGTAAATGATCAAGTTTGGGGAACAAAAGGTTATAAGGGCTTGTTAAAAATACAGTCAGAACTAGGGGTAGATGTCGATTATAAAGATCAAATGAATAATGAGAGTGCGATTAAGCAAGCGGTGAAAGAATTTGATGAGGATGGCATTAATCTAGTTTTTGGACATGGTGTTCAATATGAAGATACGTTCAATTCTTTAAGCAAACAATACCCATCGATGCATTTTGTGTTTTTTAATGGAGATGCGCAAGGAGAAAATGTAACCAGTTTAAATTTTGAAGCATATAGCATGGGTTTTTTTGCTGGAATGATTGCTGCTTATATGTCTGAAACTAAGCAACTTGGGGTCATTGCTTCTAAAGAATGGCAACAAGAGGTGGTTGGATTTAAAGAAGGGGCATTATTTCAAGATTCAAATGTTAAGGTAGACATAGAGTATACAGATGATTGGGATAATGTTCCGGTTGCTCAAAATAGGTTGGACTCATTACTTCAGAAACAAGCAGATGTTGTTTACCCTGCAGGTGATGGTTATAATGTTCCTGTAATTGAGAGGTTAAAAGAGGAAGGGAAATATGCAATTGGTTATATTACGGATCAAAGTGTTTTGGGAGAACAAACAGTTTTAACTAGTACTGTTCAGCATGTAGATGAACTGTATGTTCTTGTAGCAAAACGTTTTCAAGAAGGAAATTTAACAAGTGGTAACTTAACCTTTGGTTTTGAACAAGAAATCATTGATTTAGGTGAGTTTAGTCCTTTGATTGATGAAGATTTTATTGAGAAAATAGAAAATGATATTAAAAGATATAAAGAATCAGGTGAGTTACCTAATGAAAAGGAGTGATTTTTATGGATCAACATCCGAAGTCCTTAGAATTTATGCAAATTGCAATGAAACATTTTCCTGAAGCCAAAGAACAGTTAGAAAAGTTCGATGTAGAAATTACCATGGATATGGTTCAACCATTAATCGGCATTTTTTCAAAGGTCATGGCGGAAGCATATGAACTAGGTAAGGCTGATGGTGAAAGAGAGTGAAAGCTGAGTAGGGTGACTCCTACTCAGTTTTTTTAAAGTTTTATTCTTTTTTTTATATAATTAACAATGGGAGTAAATTCCTTTAACATTGGTTTTAATTCTTCGAGAGACTGAACGATATCATTGATTTGTTCCATCATTTGCATTTCAATTGATTCTTCTTCTTTAGCAGAAGGTTCCTCTTTTTGTACATTTTTTCTTCGTCCAAACATGATGTCATCAAAGACCGGTCTTTTAGTCGGTTTAACTGTTTCTTGTGAATTTGAATCGTTGTCACTTACTACTTGTTCACTAGGTAATTCATTTACCTCATTGACTTGATTTTCTTTTACTTCTTCATTTTTCTCTTTCGATTCTTCACTCAAATTTTTCTTGCTCCTTTCTTCATAGTATATATAACTATTTCGTGGGTGGGTCTATTTTTTAACGCACGATTAAGCTGTATTATTTTAATTTTCATTTTTAAAATTTTTGATGCTAGACATACGCGTACGCCTTTTTTTAAAAAGGTAAGAATGTATAAACTTTGTCCTTTATAAGAAGGTGCAAACATCGTTGTCTAGCTCCAGCGCCCAGCAACTCTTAAGTTTTTCGACGCACAGGAAGTGCTAGCATCATCGTTGCTCACAGGACGTGTGCGCCTTTAGATGATGTTCCATCTCTCTACGATAAGTCAACAGAGACGCCTCCAGGAGGGAGGTGGATCTACGTTGCCACAGGACGTGGCTGAACTTAGTAGATCCTCAGTTTCTGGCTTTTCGTGTTTCCTTTATCTCATATGGCGATGAAAAGGATGTTCTAGCATCAACGTTAGTCACAGGACGTGACTGTACTTAGATGACGTTCCTTTGCCCCTTCGATGCTAAACGGGCGCGTGCGCTTTTCTTATAGCTTATGTATTCGTTGTGTAATCGGTTTAGGCGGTTATACTAAAAAAATCATTCTATTGAATAAATGTTTGAAATAGGCTAAAATTAGTATCAAGTACTAGTAATTGATTATAAAGGGTGATAATGAATGAATGCTGGGATTATTGGTTTAGGCCGTTATATACCCGATAATGTTATTACAAATATTGATTTAGAGAAAAAAATGGACACCACAGATGAATGGATTAAAACAAGAACAGGGATTGAAGAAAGAAGAATTGCATCTGAAGAAATTGATACTTCACATATGGCTTATTATGCGGCTAAAGAAGCGATTGAATCGGCCAATTTACAAGCTGATGATATTGATTTAATTCTCGTTGCAACTGTCACTCCTGATCAATCGTTTCCCTCTGTTTCATGTGTGATTCAAGAACGTTTAGGGGCAACAAAAGCAGCAGCAATGGACTTAAGCGCAGCTTGCTCTGGTTTTATTTATGGAATGGTGACAGCAAAACAATTTATTGAGACCAATACTTATAAACATATCTTAGTAGTAGGAGTAGAAAAACTCTCTAAGTTAATTGATTGGAATGAACGTTCGACAGCCGTTTTATTTGGAGATGCAGCAGGTGCTGTCGTAATAAGTCAAGTTTCAGAAGGAAGGGGAATCCTCTCCTTTGAACTTGGTTCAGATGGTACAGGTGGACCACATCTTTACGAAAATGAACGAAAAAAAATTATTATGAATGGTCGTGAAGTGTTTAAATTTGCAGTAAGACAAATGGGGGAATCTAGCTTAAACGTGTTACACAAGGCTGGACTAACGAAAGAAGATGTGAACTTTTTAATTCCCCATCAAGCCAATATACGGATTATGGAAGCCTCAAGGCAACGATTAGAGCTACCGATAGAGAAAATGTCGAAAACCGTTCATAAATATGGGAATACATCAGCTGCTTCTATACCAATCTCTTTATATGAAGAAGTGAAATCAGGTAAAATTCAAGTTGACGATGTTTTAGTAATGGTAGGCTTTGGAGGAGGATTAACTTGGGGAGCAATTGCCATGAAATGGGGCAAATAAATGGGTAAGCGTTTTAATTAGATTTCTAGTTTTTTGCTTTAGCAAGATCGATTGAAAAAATAGCTTGTGTATAATTATTTTTTTATAGATATTAAATAGTGAGGTGTAAATGAAACAATGACAAGAAAAAGAGTGGTAGTTACAGGACTTGGAGCTGTTACACCGATAGGGTTAAGTGCAAACGAAACGTGGGAAAATGCGATATTAGGAAAATCAGGTGTAGGTGAACTTACACGTTTAAATAAGGATGATTATCCAGCAAAAGTAGCTGCTGAGATGAATGAATTTAACCCGGAAAATTATATGGAAAAGAAAGATGCTCGGAAAATGGATCGTTTCACTCAATATGCTTTAGCGGCAGCAAAAATGGCTGTGGAAGATGCGAGCTTAACGATTAATGACCAAAACGCAGAGCGAGTAGGTGTGTGGATCGGTTCAGGAATTGGTGGAATGGAAACGTACGAGAAACAATATGATGTGTTTAAAGAGAAAGGGACAAGGCGCGTGAGTCCGTTCTTCATTCCGATGATGATTCCTGATATGGCTGCAGGTCAAGTATCAATCTTTCTAGGTGCAAAGGGAATGAATTCTTGTACAGTAACGGCTTGTGCAACAGGAACGAATTCCATTGGCGATGCTTCTAAGGTCATTGAACGTGGGGATGCAGATGTAATGATCGCAGGAGGAACTGAAGCTCCTTTTACAAAAATGTCACTAGCAGGGTTTAGTTCTGTAAAAGCTCTCTCATTTAATACAGACCCAACAAAAGCAAGTCGTCCATTTGATTTAAACCGCGATGGGTTTGTCATGGGTGAAGGGGCAGGGATTCTCGTTCTTGAAGAGCTCGACCACGCTTTAGCAAGAGGTGCACATATTTACGCGGAACTTAGTGGTTATGGAGCTACTGCGGATGCCTATCATATCACTTCTCCAGCACAAGATGGTGAAGGAGGAGCAAGAGCTATGAACCTTGCATTAAAGGATGCAGGATTAAGCCCTAATGACATAGACTATATTAATGCACATGGAACAAGTACAGAGTACAATGACAAGTTTGAAACGATGGCCATTAAAACAGTTTTTGGAGAACATGCATATAAGCTAGCCATAAGTTCAACAAAATCGATGACGGGTCATTTACTAGGGGCTGCAGGTGGAGTGGAAGCAATCTTGTCCATTTTAGCGATCGAAAAAGGAATGATACCACCAACGATTAACTATGAAACGCCCGATCCCTATTGTGATTTAGATTATGTTCCAAATAAGGCAAGAAGAGCGGAAGTGAGAGCCATTTTAAGTAATTCATTTGGTTTTGGCGGTCATAATGCGTCGATCATCTTTAAAAAATATGAAAGCTAATCATCAATTTAAGAGAGCTATCCATGAAAGTCTTGGATAGTTCTTTTTTTATGCTTGCATAAACGAACCATAATCCTCCGGAATTCATAAAATGGGTTGTAGTGGAGGGGATTTTATTGGGCGTGAAAAACACAAAAGAATGGCTGGAGATTAACCGATCAAACTTATATATAAGTGAGCGTTTAAAGAGGTATTTTCAAGAAAAAACAAATGCTCGGTTTATACGAGATTTATTAATTCAGCATGGACTTTATAAAGGAACGATATCCAAAACCATTATGGAAGCCATGATCGAAAAAAATATTTGGAAAAGAGTTGCAGAATCATACGAGCAATTAAGAGAAGAGTGGCAAGGGAAGGATGTGCCAATTTTTATATTACCAGTTGACCCTACGAGCAACCGTATACAAAAGGAATTTAATGGTCGATCTGGACTAGCTTTTTGTGACAAACTTTTTCTTTTCTTAACTTCATCAGCTTCTGATGAAGATATACAGGCTATTTTAACACATGAGTATCATCATGTTGTTCGTTTGCAACATTACACAAAGAATGAGGAAGATTATAATTTATTGGACACTATTATAATGGAAGGTTTAGCTGAAAATGCAGTGAGAGAACGCTTAGGAGAAGGATATACAGCAAGTTGGGCGGAGGAAGTACCGGAAAAAATAGCATTAAAATGGTGGGGAAATCTTATTTTACCAAATTATCAACTTCCAAGAGACAGCAGAAAGTACCACCAGCTTTTATATGGAACTGGTTTTTATCCGAAAATGGTTGGTTATTCTGTAGGGTATAGGGTCGTGAAAGATTATATGAAAAAGTCTGAAAAAAAGACGGAGGAATGTTTTGATTTAGAGCCGAAAGCCGTGATTCAAAAATAAAGAGGATCTTAAGAAAAGAAATAAAAAGGCCGTTATTTTTTAGTCGTTAAAGAATAAGGAATATAAAAAGGACAATTGTGGAGATTTTGGAATAAATGTTAGTAATTCTGCCCATACTGAATCACAAATTCGATTGAAATGAGGGGTAGAGATGTTATTTCTTCATGATGTTTGGGTTAATTGGTTTGAGGGTGAAGAAAACGGTTACAACGTGTGTCACTACCATGAATGGAGAAAAGATGACGGAGTGGAGCTTCTTGATCAAGTACCTTTACTAAAACTGGATAAGCTCTTATATGATTATATTGAGAATAATCTTTCTGAATTACCATCAGGCTTACTTAAAGAAATTCATCAAAAAGCATATATAAGAAAGAATCATGAGCGAATTCAACTTGAGTATTGTTTCATTGTGACAGATGGAACGGGGATTATTGCTGTTGATACAATGGGATATGCAATTCCAATTAGAAAAAGCCGTTTAATTCCTAGGCAAGAACAATTAGTGTATGAAATGATAAAGGACGCTCAAGTAGAACAATATGATTGGACTGTTGAAGATAGTGAAAAATATCATCACATCTTATCATTGTCACCCGAACATATGAGAGGATTGACCCGGAAAGAAAGGCAGCTAAAACAACTTTTATTCATGGCTTTAGATCATTTACAATCAACGAAAAATACGGCTGAGATCCAATATTGGTATACAGAATGGGATCCAAGTATGTATAGGAATATAAGGAATAAATCATTCGAACAAACTTTTCAAATGCTTTATGAAGAAGTCATTGATGGTTGGGGAGAAAGGCATTTACACCTTTGTGAACGATTAGTGAAAGGGCAACCTTTCTTTGAAAAACTTTGGGACTTAGAACAAGAATATAAAGTGAATTAAAAAAAAGGGAGCGTACAGTATTTTAAACGCTCCCTTCTTCCATTGTTTATTTTTTGACTCTACCAAGTCCCATTGCTTTTTCCATCTTCTTTATCATTTTAATAGCAACTTTATTTGCTTTATCGGCTCCTTGATCTAAAATATCATCGAGTTCTTTAGAGTCAATCAGGTTATAGTAGCGTTCCTGAATAGGAAGAAGTGCATTTTTAACTACCTCAGCTAAATCTCCTTTAAATTCCCCATATCCTTTTCCTTGATACTTCTCTTCTAAGGAAGTAATTGAAACATTCTCTAATATAGAGTAAATCGCTAAAAGGTTCGAGACGCCAGGCTTATTTTCTACATCAAACTTTACGATTCCTTCTGAATCCGTTACTGCACTTTTTATTTTCTTTTCAATTTGTTTTTCTGAATCTAACAATGTAATAAATGATTTTTGATTAGGATCAGACTTGCTCATTTTTTTCGTTGGTTCCTGTAATGACATAATTCTTGCACCGACTTTAGGAATCATCGGTTCGGGAATGGTAAAGATGTCATTATATTTGTTATTAAATCTTTCTGCTAAGTTTCTTGTAAGTTCAATATGTTGTTTTTGGTCTTCGCCAACAGGTACTAAATTCGTTTTATATAAAAGAATATCGGCTGCCATTAATGGAGGGTATGTTAATAACCCAGCTGATACAGCTTCTTTCCCTTTTGATTTGTCTTTAAATTGTGTCATTCTTTCCAATTCTCCAATATAGGCAATACATTGCATCATCCATGCTGCTTGAGCATGTGCTGGAACTTCCGATTGAACAAAAATAGTTGCTTTTTCTGGATCGAGACCAACTGATAAATAAAGCGCTGCTAAACTTTTAATGTTTTTTCTAAGTTCGAGTCGGTCTTGATAAACCGTAATGGCATGCTGATCTACGATACAAAAGTAACATTCGTAATCGTTTTGTAATGGTACAAATTGTTTCATTGCTCCAATATAATTTCCTAGTGTGACATTTCCAGTAGGCTGTATGCCTGAAAATATGGTTTCCATTGTAACAACTCCTTAAATGAAATATAAAAAGGTCCACTCATCCCCGATAAAAAGGGACGAATGGACCGTGGTACCACCCTTATTGAAAGCAAGTTATTGCTTTCCACTTAGTCGTTAACGCCTGACAAACGTCTTTCCCTACTACTCGACATCCAATGATGGTTCTGTCAATTTCAGAAAAAAACTCGAAAGTCCATTCCACATTGCTTCATACTTGTTTACACCAACCACAAGCTCTCTTAAATGCTGGCAATATGTACTACTCTTTCTCATCGATTTAAAAGATTTAACTCATTCAATTATGTTGAATAAATATTATACAACACATCAATAATAAAAGAAAAGTAAGGATAGAAGCATTGTTGCTAATAGAGCCATTCCCGCAGTAAAGATGGCGGAAATATTAAATGATACTAGTTCAGAAGGAATGCTCATTTCTTCTAAATCATCTCTGTCCCATCTATTACTAATAGTGGGAAGAACTTTGCGAAAGCTGATCGTAATGGCGTCAAAGAACCCTTTTTTTGTCGTAAACAAAAATGAAGAGACGATAATAAGGCCACTCGCTAAATAAAAGGTACTATTGATGAAGTGGAGCAACATATTTGTTCTTTCAATTGAAAAACTGATCATTAGAGAAAGAAATAAAGAGATAGTATATATATACATTGTCTTTCTTAAGAGCATTGGTTCACCTATCCTTATATGAATTATCAATTCAAAAATAGTATATCCGTAAAGCGAGTTTCTTTCAATTATTGCAGAGTATATTTATAATTTTTGGCGAATAAACACCAATAATTTATATTTTTCAGTTATTTTTATATAGGTCTTTATACCTATTTTTTTCTCATTGAAAAGCATCGCATAAGAGTTTTTTAAATTTTTCTGTAAATTTAGTATGTACAAGATTCATTTTTAATATATAATTACATTTAGATTACAAATCAATTTTCAGGAGGTAAAGTTTATGTTAAAAAACAAATTTTCAGTATTTTTAATTTTATCATTAGTACTGAGCTTAGTTCTAACTGCTTGTAGCGGTGGATCTGATAATGCAGAAGGTGATAAAGATGAAGAAAAAGATACTACTGAAAGTGTAGAGCAAGTATTAAATACATTAGAAAGTGCTGAAATCCCAACGATGGATACCGTTATGGGAACAGATGCAGTATCATTTAACGTCATGAACCAAGTGTTTGAAGGTTTATACCGTTTAGGTGAAAATGATGAAGTTGTTGAAGGTTTGGCTGAAGGTGAACCGGAAATAAGTGAAGACGGTAAAACTTATACGATTAAGTTAAGAGATGCTGAATGGTCAAATGGAGATCCTGT
This portion of the Bacillus carboniphilus genome encodes:
- a CDS encoding undecaprenyl-diphosphate phosphatase, whose product is MENFLEIIKYILLGLFQGFTEPIPVSSSGHLVIVQHLFDLNIEGFTFELLVNAGSLIAVLIIYRQDLTRLTVNGLSYITTREEQSKSDFLFIVYLILATIPAGLVGVLFDDQIEAIFKENIYTIAITLIITGFALFLIRNLKGKKLDKDLSFKDAIIVGCAQAVALIPGISRSGATIVASMALGMKRETAFRFSFLLFIPVSVGGMMLGLSDLINDPYLSEKWIPYFLAFLSSIFASYYSLRWFMGIMERGNLKYFSYYCWFVGVLILLFL
- a CDS encoding YjzC family protein, translated to MGQQRQFKPGQKVPNNGTYVEIGETGSMVKNPKKLKLQTGEHFPETSNDDRYWTYQRKP
- a CDS encoding YjzD family protein, with translation MRFIVSFFWSFLLFNMGAYIVSSMNGVAYHFSTASIIAIVATVLIFIIGEVLPMDTESKSA
- a CDS encoding BMP family ABC transporter substrate-binding protein, with translation MKLRISLILLLLFSLLGCEQMQTNNLNKVGLLVYETVNDQVWGTKGYKGLLKIQSELGVDVDYKDQMNNESAIKQAVKEFDEDGINLVFGHGVQYEDTFNSLSKQYPSMHFVFFNGDAQGENVTSLNFEAYSMGFFAGMIAAYMSETKQLGVIASKEWQQEVVGFKEGALFQDSNVKVDIEYTDDWDNVPVAQNRLDSLLQKQADVVYPAGDGYNVPVIERLKEEGKYAIGYITDQSVLGEQTVLTSTVQHVDELYVLVAKRFQEGNLTSGNLTFGFEQEIIDLGEFSPLIDEDFIEKIENDIKRYKESGELPNEKE
- a CDS encoding ComZ family protein, producing the protein MDQHPKSLEFMQIAMKHFPEAKEQLEKFDVEITMDMVQPLIGIFSKVMAEAYELGKADGERE
- a CDS encoding beta-ketoacyl-ACP synthase III, coding for MNAGIIGLGRYIPDNVITNIDLEKKMDTTDEWIKTRTGIEERRIASEEIDTSHMAYYAAKEAIESANLQADDIDLILVATVTPDQSFPSVSCVIQERLGATKAAAMDLSAACSGFIYGMVTAKQFIETNTYKHILVVGVEKLSKLIDWNERSTAVLFGDAAGAVVISQVSEGRGILSFELGSDGTGGPHLYENERKKIIMNGREVFKFAVRQMGESSLNVLHKAGLTKEDVNFLIPHQANIRIMEASRQRLELPIEKMSKTVHKYGNTSAASIPISLYEEVKSGKIQVDDVLVMVGFGGGLTWGAIAMKWGK
- the fabF gene encoding beta-ketoacyl-ACP synthase II; this encodes MTRKRVVVTGLGAVTPIGLSANETWENAILGKSGVGELTRLNKDDYPAKVAAEMNEFNPENYMEKKDARKMDRFTQYALAAAKMAVEDASLTINDQNAERVGVWIGSGIGGMETYEKQYDVFKEKGTRRVSPFFIPMMIPDMAAGQVSIFLGAKGMNSCTVTACATGTNSIGDASKVIERGDADVMIAGGTEAPFTKMSLAGFSSVKALSFNTDPTKASRPFDLNRDGFVMGEGAGILVLEELDHALARGAHIYAELSGYGATADAYHITSPAQDGEGGARAMNLALKDAGLSPNDIDYINAHGTSTEYNDKFETMAIKTVFGEHAYKLAISSTKSMTGHLLGAAGGVEAILSILAIEKGMIPPTINYETPDPYCDLDYVPNKARRAEVRAILSNSFGFGGHNASIIFKKYES
- a CDS encoding DUF2268 domain-containing protein, translated to MKNTKEWLEINRSNLYISERLKRYFQEKTNARFIRDLLIQHGLYKGTISKTIMEAMIEKNIWKRVAESYEQLREEWQGKDVPIFILPVDPTSNRIQKEFNGRSGLAFCDKLFLFLTSSASDEDIQAILTHEYHHVVRLQHYTKNEEDYNLLDTIIMEGLAENAVRERLGEGYTASWAEEVPEKIALKWWGNLILPNYQLPRDSRKYHQLLYGTGFYPKMVGYSVGYRVVKDYMKKSEKKTEECFDLEPKAVIQK
- a CDS encoding YjbA family protein, giving the protein MLFLHDVWVNWFEGEENGYNVCHYHEWRKDDGVELLDQVPLLKLDKLLYDYIENNLSELPSGLLKEIHQKAYIRKNHERIQLEYCFIVTDGTGIIAVDTMGYAIPIRKSRLIPRQEQLVYEMIKDAQVEQYDWTVEDSEKYHHILSLSPEHMRGLTRKERQLKQLLFMALDHLQSTKNTAEIQYWYTEWDPSMYRNIRNKSFEQTFQMLYEEVIDGWGERHLHLCERLVKGQPFFEKLWDLEQEYKVN
- the trpS gene encoding tryptophan--tRNA ligase → METIFSGIQPTGNVTLGNYIGAMKQFVPLQNDYECYFCIVDQHAITVYQDRLELRKNIKSLAALYLSVGLDPEKATIFVQSEVPAHAQAAWMMQCIAYIGELERMTQFKDKSKGKEAVSAGLLTYPPLMAADILLYKTNLVPVGEDQKQHIELTRNLAERFNNKYNDIFTIPEPMIPKVGARIMSLQEPTKKMSKSDPNQKSFITLLDSEKQIEKKIKSAVTDSEGIVKFDVENKPGVSNLLAIYSILENVSITSLEEKYQGKGYGEFKGDLAEVVKNALLPIQERYYNLIDSKELDDILDQGADKANKVAIKMIKKMEKAMGLGRVKK
- a CDS encoding DUF3899 domain-containing protein, whose product is MLLRKTMYIYTISLFLSLMISFSIERTNMLLHFINSTFYLASGLIIVSSFLFTTKKGFFDAITISFRKVLPTISNRWDRDDLEEMSIPSELVSFNISAIFTAGMALLATMLLSLLFFYY